The window GGTGATGGAGGGCCCCGAGGCGGTTCGCGTGATCCGCGAGATCCTCGGCGCCACCAGCGGCCTCAAGGCGGCCGCCGGCACGATCCGCGGCGACTACAGCTCGAGCCGGCAGATGAACCTCGTCCATGCCTCCGACTCCCCCGAGTCGGCGGCCCGCGAGATCGCGATCTACTTCAAGGCCGACGAGGTCCTCTCCTGGGATCCGACGCTCGCCTGCTGGCTCCAGGCACCCGACGAAAAGGGCTGACGGGCTGCTGGGGCTGCCACGCCGGCGAGCGCCCGAGGCCCGCGCGGGTTCGTTCAGCCGCGCCGGCGCAGCCACCACCGCGTGGCGAATTTCCGATAGCCGAACATGAACCACAGGTTCGGCTTCGAGAACAGCGCCCGCGTCACCAGCCCCCACGCCCCGCGCTTGTGCTCGTATTCGATGTGCTCGCGGATCTCGGTCGTGTCGGGTGACAGGGCCACGAACGAATGCGTGTGTTCCCACTTCGCCGCCGGTCCGGCGGCCTGCACGTCGGTGAACCCGTCGGCGTGGACGTCGCGGTGGACCGCGGTCCACCGCAGCGGCAGCGGGCCGACCCACAGCGTGAACCGGCTCACCGACCCCTCGGCGAGCGGCTCGATCGAGTGCAGTTGCACGATCGTCGGCGGTGGCGTGAGGCGCTTGAGGGCGCTGGTGTCGCGGTGAAACTCCCGGACCGCGGCGATCGGCGCGGCGACGGTAAAGCGGTAGTCGAAAACCGGCATGGTGCTGGTCCGGGGTTCAGGCGGCCGGTGCCCGCCGCGGCCCCGACAGCAACCGGCCGATCCAGGTGTCGCGGACGACGAGCCAGTAGCTCACCGCCAGTATGGTCGTGACGGCCAGGTTGAGGAGGAGGAACTTCGCGATTGCCGGCCATGGCCAGTCGCGCACGATCCCCTGGCCGGCGATCACCAGTGGCAGGTGCATGAGATACATCCAGTACGCCGCGTCGGCGAAAAACCGCACCGCTGGCCGAGGCCGGCTGCACCAGCGCCCAAACAGCCCGACCAGCGCCAGCGACACCAACCACGGGTAGGCCGCCTGCGCGGCCACCCCCAGCGGCCGCAGCGCCCCGGAGACGAACCCGACGGGGAAGGCGATCACGACGGCAAGCGCCAGCATCGACCATGGCCACCGGCCGCACGCGTCGAGCAGTGGCGACGAGCCGTCGCCACGGGAAAACGCCGCCGCCCCGAACGCGAAGAACAGACCGTAATACAGGAGCAGGTGGGGAGCGGGGAGCAGCCCGGTGGCCGTGTCGGGGCCGAACAGTTCCCCCATGAACGCCTGCGGCACGAGCGTGAGCGGGATCCACCACACGCCCGCGCGGCCACTCCCCGGGCCCTTATCGACGACCCGTGCCCAGATCGCGAACGCTCCCACCAGCCAGCACAGATACCAGAGGAACCACAGGTGATGGAGCGTCGGCGTCGTGAACAGCCCCAGTGGCCGGCGGCCGAGCTGAACCGTGAACCGTGGTGACGACAGCCAGGCCCGGTAGCGCTCGACGAGCGTGCTGGCCCGCGCCGGTGCCGCTGCCGGCGCCGGGCCGATCGCGGCCAGCCAGTCGCGCGTCGCGGCGCGGCCGGTGGCGAGCGAATCTGCATCGACCGGTGGCAGGCGCAACAGGCCGACGATGAATTCGGTCGTGCCGCGGTCTGCCGTCGTCGAGTCGATCGGCCGCAGGCCGGTGACGTTCTGCGCGGCGGGATCGGCACCGCGCTCGACCAGCAGCCGGGCGATCGCCGGCCGCCCCATGAAAGCGGCGGAATGCAGAGCCGTGTTGCCCTGGCGGTCGGCGGCGGCGACGTCGGCCCCGGCGTCGAGGAGCCGGCGCACGAGCGCCTCGTCGCCGACGAGCACGGCCCACTGGAGCGGCGGCAGGAAAAACTCCGCGTCCCCGGCGGCGAGGTCGCTTGGTGTGGCGAGCAGCCGCTCGATCGCCGCGCCGTCGGCGGCGCGGATCGCCGCGGCGAGCGTCTCGGGCGCGGCCGCTGCCCGCGACGGCTTCTGCACCCACACTGCCGCCCACCACAGCAGCGGCAGCACCGTGACCAGCGACACTACCAGGGGGAGGAGGATCCGCGCCGCGCGCTGGCGGAGAAGGGCGGCCAGGCCGCGGCGCCGGTAGACGAGCATCGTGAAGCAGCCGCTGACGAGGAAAAACAGCGGCATCCGGAAGCCGTGGACCAGCCCGATGGCGAGGCCGTAGAGCGGACTCTGGCGCGAGTCCTGGACGGGCCACGGCGATGGAAAAAACGACATCGCCGCGTGGAGCGCGATCCCCAGGAGCATCGCGAAGGCGCGCAGCGCGTCGAGGTCGTGGCGCCGCGCGATCCCGTCGGAAGGGGGCGCGGGCATGGCTGCGGCCCGGTTCAGGTGCGGAGGCTGGCGGCGGGGGTGTCGGCCGCGAGGCGGTCGATCATGTCGTGGCAGGCGCGGTCGACCGCGGTCTGCCACTGGCTGTCGGCGAGGCCGGCGTTCATCTCCGGCCGCGCGTGGGCGAAGATCACGTCGCGGGCGCTGACGACCAGCGCCCCCAGGCCGTCGGCGTGAAACGCACCGCGCACGTCGGCGGCGCGCCCGCCCTGGCGGCCGAAGCCGGGGACGAGGATCCAGGCGTGGGGCATGGCGGCGCGGAGGGCGTCGAGCTGCCGCGGCCAGGTGGCGCCGACGACGGCGCCGACGGCGCCATAGCGCGCCCCGGCGCTCGTCGCCGCGGCGAATCCCTCGACGCCGGCGGCGACATGGTCGTAGATCGTCTTGCCGCCGATCTCGAGATCCTGGAAGTCGCGGCTGCCGGGGTTCGACGTCTTCACCAGCACGAACACTCCCGCGTGCCGCGCCGTCGCCGCCTTGACGAACGGCTCGAGGGCGTCGAGGCCGAGGTAGGGATTGACGGTCAGCGCGTCGGTACCCCACGGGCCGCCGAGCCAGCCGGCGGCGTAGCTCTCGGCGGTCGAGCCGATGTCGTTGCGCTTCCCGTCGGCGAGCACGAGCAGCCCGCGCGACCGGGCGTGGGCGATCACGTCGGCCAGCGCCGCCATGCCGTGCGGGCCGATCGCCTCGAAGCAGGCCAACTGCGGCTTGACGATCGGCACGAGCCCCGCGACGACGTCGATCACCTCGGTGCAAAACCGTGCAAATGCCCGCGCGACCGCGGCGGCGTCGCCGGGGCTCGCGGCGCGGAGGGCGGGGGGCAGGCTGTCGTGGCGTGGATCGAGGCCGATGCAGGCCGGGGTGCGGCGGCCCTTGACGGCGGCGGCCAGCCGCACGGCGAACGGGTCGGCCGGGATCGTGGCGCCGGCGAGCGGTGCGGTGGTCATGGCGCGGTCTGCGTGGGGGCGGGTCGGCGTGCGGGGGAACGCGTGTTGCCGTGCGGAGGCGGCTGTGCGATAGTGTGGCGGTCCTGCGGGAGTGGTGCGAGTGGGTCCGGGGTGGCTGGCGTCGAGCCAGTGGCCGCGGCGGCCGGCGAAGAGCCGGACGGTTGCCCGTTGCACCGTCCGCGGGGCTGAATCGGGGCGTGGCGCAGTCTGGCTAGCGCGCTTGACTGGGGGTCAAGAGGTCGCAGGTTCAAGTCCTGTCGCCCCGACTGGTTGGCAGATGGCTTCAATGCTCGCAGATTGAAGCTGTTTTTGGTTCACGTGCTTCCTGCCGTCGTTCGGCAGTGCCGTCTGGCAGCAACCGTTTTATCGGGTAGGCAAACGGGTAATTACCCGTTTACCCGTTTCCGGTTTTTGCAGGGCACTCCAATGGGTAGACGGTCACGCGACAAGCTGCCGCAATTGCGACGGCACGCCCCCACCGACACCGCTGTGAACGCCGGTTGAAAAATGCAGCGCGGGGCGGTCGAAAAGTGCAGCGCTGGGGAT is drawn from Planctomycetota bacterium and contains these coding sequences:
- a CDS encoding nucleoside-diphosphate kinase, coding for MERSFVMFKPDCLERRLLGRILARFEDKGLRLLAMKMLRVTPAMSRQHYAEHVSKPFYPALEQFITGAPVVATVMEGPEAVRVIREILGATSGLKAAAGTIRGDYSSSRQMNLVHASDSPESAAREIAIYFKADEVLSWDPTLACWLQAPDEKG
- the pyrF gene encoding orotidine-5'-phosphate decarboxylase; this translates as MTTAPLAGATIPADPFAVRLAAAVKGRRTPACIGLDPRHDSLPPALRAASPGDAAAVARAFARFCTEVIDVVAGLVPIVKPQLACFEAIGPHGMAALADVIAHARSRGLLVLADGKRNDIGSTAESYAAGWLGGPWGTDALTVNPYLGLDALEPFVKAATARHAGVFVLVKTSNPGSRDFQDLEIGGKTIYDHVAAGVEGFAAATSAGARYGAVGAVVGATWPRQLDALRAAMPHAWILVPGFGRQGGRAADVRGAFHADGLGALVVSARDVIFAHARPEMNAGLADSQWQTAVDRACHDMIDRLAADTPAASLRT